In Strigops habroptila isolate Jane chromosome 2, bStrHab1.2.pri, whole genome shotgun sequence, one genomic interval encodes:
- the TXLNG gene encoding gamma-taxilin isoform X1 translates to MATRGAEAARGGGSSSSSSGGSAAGRSQRQSHSAGEEAVAVAVAAAASGGPELVVGAMEEVVSQEMGMNNQNQLVKSKCDELSDTPLQHAQSNCCGLESTGALEEAEYITKNRKHPGSTCCSQESREETPGREEARTDPPDGQQDPESEKHKEKTLGKEVLLLMQALNTLSTPEEKLAALCKKYADLLEESRNVQKQMKILQKKQAQVVKEKVHLQSEHSKAILARSKLESLCRELQRHNKTLKEENMQQAREEEERRKEATAHFQITLNEIQAQLEQHGIHNAKLRQENIELGEKLKKLIEQYALREEHIDKVFKHKELQQQLVDAKLQQTTQLIKEAEEKHQREREFLLKEATESRHKCEQMKQQEAQLKQQLSLYMDKFEEFQTTMAKSNELFTTFRQEMEKMTKKIKKLEKETIVWRTKWENNNKALLQMAEEKTVRDKEYKGFQIKLERLEKLCRALQTERNELNEKVEVLKEQVSLREADVDLGVQVLQSCTLNSHEELRTPTDTEPGIQPDVESLVANSSAKTVLTSPVPGTESVD, encoded by the exons TTGGTTGTTGGTGCAATGGAAGAAGTGGTTTCTCAGGAGATGGGAATGAATAACCAGAATCAGCTGGTGAAGAGCAAGTGCGATGAACTGTCTGACACACCACTGCAGCATGCACAGTCCAACTGTTGTGGCCTGGAAAGCACAGGTGCATTGGAAGAAGCTGAGTATAtcacaaagaacagaaagcatcCAGGGTCCACATGCTGCTCTCAAGAGTCTCGTGAGGAAACTCCTGGGAGAGAAGAAGCCCGTACCGATCCACCTGATGGCCAACAAGATCCAGAGAGTGAAAAACACAAGGAGAAAACTTTGG GAAAAgaagtattattattaatgcAAGCCTTGAACACACTTTCTACACCAGAGGAAAAGCTGGCAGCTTTGTGCAAGAAGTATGCTGATCTG TTGGAGGAGAGTCGAAATGTTCAGAAGCAGATGAAGATACTGCAGAAGAAGCAAGCACAAGTTGTGAAGGAGAAAGTCCACTTGCAGAGTGAGCATAGCAAGGCCATTTTGGCACGTAGCAAACTGGAATCTCTCTGCCGGGAGCTTCAGCGTCATAACAAGACTTTGAAG gaagaaaacatgcagcaagcacgtgaggaagaggaaagacGGAAAGAAGCAACTGCACACTTCCAGATTACACTGAATGAAATTCAGGCTCAACTGGAACAGCATGGTATACATAATGCCAAGCTCCGTCAAGAAAATATTGAACTGggtgaaaaactgaagaaactcATTGAGCAGTATGCACTGCGAGAAGAG catATTGATAAAGTGTTCAAACAtaaagaactgcagcagcaactTGTGGATGCCAAACTTCAGCAAACTACCCAACTTATTAAAGAAGCGGAGGAAAAACATCAGCGAGAAAGGGAGTTT ttgctaAAAGAAGCTACTGAGTCCAGACACAAATGTGAACAGATGAAGCAACAGGAAgctcagctgaagcagcag CTTTCTCTTTACATGGATAAGTTTGAAGAATTCCAGACCACCATGGCAAAAAGTAATGAACTCTTTACAACCTTCAGGCAAGAAATGGAGAAG ATGACAAAGAAGATtaagaaactggaaaaggaaaccATAGTGTGGCGtacaaaatgggaaaacaacaacaagGCTCTTCTGCAAATGGCTGAAGAG AAAACAGTAAGAGATAAAGAATACAAGGGCTTTCAAATAAAACTGGAGCGCTTGGAAAAGCTATGCAGGGCCCTTCAGACAGAAAGGAACGAGCTGAATGAGAAGGTGGAAGTCCTGAAGGAGCAGGTTTCTCTCAGAGAAGCAGATGTGGATCTAGGTGTGCAGGTGTTGCAGTCCTGCACACTCAATTCCCACGAGGAGCTGAGAACTCCCACTGACACGGAACCAGGAATCCAACCCGATGTGGAATCACTTGTGGCAAATAGTTCCGCAAAGACTGTCTTAACAAGTCCTGTTCCTGGCACTGAATCTGTAGACTAA
- the TXLNG gene encoding gamma-taxilin isoform X2, giving the protein MNVVASTTELVVGAMEEVVSQEMGMNNQNQLVKSKCDELSDTPLQHAQSNCCGLESTGALEEAEYITKNRKHPGSTCCSQESREETPGREEARTDPPDGQQDPESEKHKEKTLGKEVLLLMQALNTLSTPEEKLAALCKKYADLLEESRNVQKQMKILQKKQAQVVKEKVHLQSEHSKAILARSKLESLCRELQRHNKTLKEENMQQAREEEERRKEATAHFQITLNEIQAQLEQHGIHNAKLRQENIELGEKLKKLIEQYALREEHIDKVFKHKELQQQLVDAKLQQTTQLIKEAEEKHQREREFLLKEATESRHKCEQMKQQEAQLKQQLSLYMDKFEEFQTTMAKSNELFTTFRQEMEKMTKKIKKLEKETIVWRTKWENNNKALLQMAEEKTVRDKEYKGFQIKLERLEKLCRALQTERNELNEKVEVLKEQVSLREADVDLGVQVLQSCTLNSHEELRTPTDTEPGIQPDVESLVANSSAKTVLTSPVPGTESVD; this is encoded by the exons TTGGTTGTTGGTGCAATGGAAGAAGTGGTTTCTCAGGAGATGGGAATGAATAACCAGAATCAGCTGGTGAAGAGCAAGTGCGATGAACTGTCTGACACACCACTGCAGCATGCACAGTCCAACTGTTGTGGCCTGGAAAGCACAGGTGCATTGGAAGAAGCTGAGTATAtcacaaagaacagaaagcatcCAGGGTCCACATGCTGCTCTCAAGAGTCTCGTGAGGAAACTCCTGGGAGAGAAGAAGCCCGTACCGATCCACCTGATGGCCAACAAGATCCAGAGAGTGAAAAACACAAGGAGAAAACTTTGG GAAAAgaagtattattattaatgcAAGCCTTGAACACACTTTCTACACCAGAGGAAAAGCTGGCAGCTTTGTGCAAGAAGTATGCTGATCTG TTGGAGGAGAGTCGAAATGTTCAGAAGCAGATGAAGATACTGCAGAAGAAGCAAGCACAAGTTGTGAAGGAGAAAGTCCACTTGCAGAGTGAGCATAGCAAGGCCATTTTGGCACGTAGCAAACTGGAATCTCTCTGCCGGGAGCTTCAGCGTCATAACAAGACTTTGAAG gaagaaaacatgcagcaagcacgtgaggaagaggaaagacGGAAAGAAGCAACTGCACACTTCCAGATTACACTGAATGAAATTCAGGCTCAACTGGAACAGCATGGTATACATAATGCCAAGCTCCGTCAAGAAAATATTGAACTGggtgaaaaactgaagaaactcATTGAGCAGTATGCACTGCGAGAAGAG catATTGATAAAGTGTTCAAACAtaaagaactgcagcagcaactTGTGGATGCCAAACTTCAGCAAACTACCCAACTTATTAAAGAAGCGGAGGAAAAACATCAGCGAGAAAGGGAGTTT ttgctaAAAGAAGCTACTGAGTCCAGACACAAATGTGAACAGATGAAGCAACAGGAAgctcagctgaagcagcag CTTTCTCTTTACATGGATAAGTTTGAAGAATTCCAGACCACCATGGCAAAAAGTAATGAACTCTTTACAACCTTCAGGCAAGAAATGGAGAAG ATGACAAAGAAGATtaagaaactggaaaaggaaaccATAGTGTGGCGtacaaaatgggaaaacaacaacaagGCTCTTCTGCAAATGGCTGAAGAG AAAACAGTAAGAGATAAAGAATACAAGGGCTTTCAAATAAAACTGGAGCGCTTGGAAAAGCTATGCAGGGCCCTTCAGACAGAAAGGAACGAGCTGAATGAGAAGGTGGAAGTCCTGAAGGAGCAGGTTTCTCTCAGAGAAGCAGATGTGGATCTAGGTGTGCAGGTGTTGCAGTCCTGCACACTCAATTCCCACGAGGAGCTGAGAACTCCCACTGACACGGAACCAGGAATCCAACCCGATGTGGAATCACTTGTGGCAAATAGTTCCGCAAAGACTGTCTTAACAAGTCCTGTTCCTGGCACTGAATCTGTAGACTAA
- the TXLNG gene encoding gamma-taxilin isoform X3 codes for MEEVVSQEMGMNNQNQLVKSKCDELSDTPLQHAQSNCCGLESTGALEEAEYITKNRKHPGSTCCSQESREETPGREEARTDPPDGQQDPESEKHKEKTLGKEVLLLMQALNTLSTPEEKLAALCKKYADLLEESRNVQKQMKILQKKQAQVVKEKVHLQSEHSKAILARSKLESLCRELQRHNKTLKEENMQQAREEEERRKEATAHFQITLNEIQAQLEQHGIHNAKLRQENIELGEKLKKLIEQYALREEHIDKVFKHKELQQQLVDAKLQQTTQLIKEAEEKHQREREFLLKEATESRHKCEQMKQQEAQLKQQLSLYMDKFEEFQTTMAKSNELFTTFRQEMEKMTKKIKKLEKETIVWRTKWENNNKALLQMAEEKTVRDKEYKGFQIKLERLEKLCRALQTERNELNEKVEVLKEQVSLREADVDLGVQVLQSCTLNSHEELRTPTDTEPGIQPDVESLVANSSAKTVLTSPVPGTESVD; via the exons ATGGAAGAAGTGGTTTCTCAGGAGATGGGAATGAATAACCAGAATCAGCTGGTGAAGAGCAAGTGCGATGAACTGTCTGACACACCACTGCAGCATGCACAGTCCAACTGTTGTGGCCTGGAAAGCACAGGTGCATTGGAAGAAGCTGAGTATAtcacaaagaacagaaagcatcCAGGGTCCACATGCTGCTCTCAAGAGTCTCGTGAGGAAACTCCTGGGAGAGAAGAAGCCCGTACCGATCCACCTGATGGCCAACAAGATCCAGAGAGTGAAAAACACAAGGAGAAAACTTTGG GAAAAgaagtattattattaatgcAAGCCTTGAACACACTTTCTACACCAGAGGAAAAGCTGGCAGCTTTGTGCAAGAAGTATGCTGATCTG TTGGAGGAGAGTCGAAATGTTCAGAAGCAGATGAAGATACTGCAGAAGAAGCAAGCACAAGTTGTGAAGGAGAAAGTCCACTTGCAGAGTGAGCATAGCAAGGCCATTTTGGCACGTAGCAAACTGGAATCTCTCTGCCGGGAGCTTCAGCGTCATAACAAGACTTTGAAG gaagaaaacatgcagcaagcacgtgaggaagaggaaagacGGAAAGAAGCAACTGCACACTTCCAGATTACACTGAATGAAATTCAGGCTCAACTGGAACAGCATGGTATACATAATGCCAAGCTCCGTCAAGAAAATATTGAACTGggtgaaaaactgaagaaactcATTGAGCAGTATGCACTGCGAGAAGAG catATTGATAAAGTGTTCAAACAtaaagaactgcagcagcaactTGTGGATGCCAAACTTCAGCAAACTACCCAACTTATTAAAGAAGCGGAGGAAAAACATCAGCGAGAAAGGGAGTTT ttgctaAAAGAAGCTACTGAGTCCAGACACAAATGTGAACAGATGAAGCAACAGGAAgctcagctgaagcagcag CTTTCTCTTTACATGGATAAGTTTGAAGAATTCCAGACCACCATGGCAAAAAGTAATGAACTCTTTACAACCTTCAGGCAAGAAATGGAGAAG ATGACAAAGAAGATtaagaaactggaaaaggaaaccATAGTGTGGCGtacaaaatgggaaaacaacaacaagGCTCTTCTGCAAATGGCTGAAGAG AAAACAGTAAGAGATAAAGAATACAAGGGCTTTCAAATAAAACTGGAGCGCTTGGAAAAGCTATGCAGGGCCCTTCAGACAGAAAGGAACGAGCTGAATGAGAAGGTGGAAGTCCTGAAGGAGCAGGTTTCTCTCAGAGAAGCAGATGTGGATCTAGGTGTGCAGGTGTTGCAGTCCTGCACACTCAATTCCCACGAGGAGCTGAGAACTCCCACTGACACGGAACCAGGAATCCAACCCGATGTGGAATCACTTGTGGCAAATAGTTCCGCAAAGACTGTCTTAACAAGTCCTGTTCCTGGCACTGAATCTGTAGACTAA